A single genomic interval of Rhinopithecus roxellana isolate Shanxi Qingling chromosome 11, ASM756505v1, whole genome shotgun sequence harbors:
- the BBIP1 gene encoding BBSome-interacting protein 1: protein MAEVKSMFREVLPKQGPLFVEDITTMVLCKPKLLPLKSLTLEKLEKIHQAAQNTIRQQEMAEKDQRQITH, encoded by the exons ATGGCAGAAGTGAAGTCAATGTTCCGGGAAGTTCTTCCAAAACAAG GGCCATTGTTTGTGGAAGATATAACCACAATGGTGCTGTGTAAACCCAAACTTTTACCCTTAAAATCTCTGACTCTggaaaaactagagaaaatacATCAAGCAGCACAGAATACAATTCGCCAACAAGAAATGGCAGAAAAGGATCAACGGCAAATAACCCACTGA